A stretch of Mucilaginibacter terrae DNA encodes these proteins:
- a CDS encoding DUF2157 domain-containing protein has translation MKLNLDKQESEFLNKAIAHWEKEELLSAEQAEKLRASTEVKGFDWMRLAQYSFWVALVCGAIAIGSLIISQQVIDWIKGLYYTPDIVIAMGSALLAVAAFYLGTRRERLTPERVFSNEATIFIGVLFTACCIAYLGKTFDDGSGHYSLLFLISVFVYGFLAWRLKSRMIWLFALVSLGSWFGTETGYQTRWAYYFLGMNYPLRFVLFAAVLLAACYLLKNKPFIQYFWDLTYVVALLYLFISLWLLSIFGNFGHLDEWLQVKQISLYYWGIISLAIAGGFTLYGLKNKDAIAREFGITFVLIFIYTKYFEYLWNHIPGTIFFAVLAASFWFIGRRAEKIWNLNT, from the coding sequence ATGAAACTCAATCTCGATAAACAGGAAAGCGAATTTTTGAACAAGGCCATTGCGCATTGGGAGAAAGAAGAACTGCTTTCGGCCGAACAGGCCGAAAAGCTTCGCGCTTCAACCGAGGTTAAGGGGTTTGATTGGATGCGACTTGCTCAATATTCCTTTTGGGTAGCCTTGGTTTGCGGTGCAATTGCTATTGGGTCGCTCATTATCAGTCAGCAGGTAATTGATTGGATTAAAGGCTTGTATTACACGCCTGATATAGTAATTGCCATGGGTTCGGCACTGTTGGCAGTAGCCGCTTTTTACCTGGGCACCCGGCGCGAAAGGCTCACGCCCGAACGTGTGTTTAGTAATGAGGCTACAATTTTTATAGGAGTGCTTTTCACCGCTTGCTGTATTGCCTATTTAGGTAAAACATTTGATGATGGCTCTGGGCATTACTCGTTGCTATTCCTTATATCGGTATTTGTATACGGCTTTTTGGCCTGGAGGCTTAAGTCACGCATGATATGGCTGTTTGCGCTTGTTTCATTGGGCAGTTGGTTTGGTACCGAAACCGGTTATCAAACCCGTTGGGCTTATTACTTTTTAGGCATGAACTATCCGTTGCGTTTTGTGCTTTTTGCAGCGGTGTTATTGGCTGCCTGTTACCTGCTCAAAAACAAACCGTTTATACAATACTTTTGGGATTTAACCTACGTAGTAGCCCTGTTGTACCTGTTTATATCATTGTGGCTGCTTAGTATTTTTGGCAACTTTGGGCATTTAGATGAGTGGCTGCAGGTTAAGCAGATCAGCCTGTATTACTGGGGTATTATTTCGTTAGCTATTGCTGGCGGGTTTACACTTTATGGGCTCAAAAATAAGGATGCCATTGCCCGCGAATTTGGCATCACTTTCGTGCTTATTTTTATCTACACCAAATACTTCGAGTACCTGTGGAACCATATTCCGGGTACCATATTTTTTGCTGTGCTGGCGGCTTCGTTTTGGTTTATCGGCCGCAGGGCAGAGAAAATATGGAACCTGAATACCTGA
- a CDS encoding DUF1877 family protein yields the protein MSQSTSYYSIPSSEFLRLKDAENVSQPEYTDVATLHQSHEGLRYILVKTVPSKINSITELFNPESYIDSLPDFENENADIDALLNNIPLYYLTPEKVNIIHSVLTTVTNADICKNFSSNEFNKNGIYPEVWNDSLDPDSTFNLNHLTKDFKDLNELFSKASLQNNYVIVCIG from the coding sequence ATGAGCCAATCAACCAGCTATTATAGTATTCCCTCATCAGAATTTTTGAGGTTGAAAGATGCGGAAAATGTATCTCAACCGGAATATACTGATGTGGCAACATTACATCAATCACATGAAGGGTTAAGATACATTCTTGTTAAAACTGTCCCTTCAAAAATAAATAGCATAACCGAATTATTTAACCCGGAATCATATATAGATAGTTTACCGGATTTTGAAAATGAAAATGCAGATATTGATGCCTTGCTTAACAATATTCCCTTGTATTACTTAACGCCTGAAAAAGTTAACATAATACATTCAGTACTTACAACCGTAACAAACGCAGATATATGTAAAAATTTCTCCTCTAACGAGTTTAACAAAAATGGTATTTATCCTGAAGTATGGAATGATTCATTAGATCCTGATAGTACTTTCAATTTAAATCACTTAACCAAAGATTTTAAAGATTTAAATGAGCTGTTTTCAAAAGCATCTCTGCAAAACAATTATGTAATAGTTTGCATAGGTTAA